In the Quercus lobata isolate SW786 chromosome 5, ValleyOak3.0 Primary Assembly, whole genome shotgun sequence genome, one interval contains:
- the LOC115991037 gene encoding uncharacterized protein LOC115991037 has protein sequence MEREREMDNLEILMEPYGLFMKKNWEAVKKYYTERDSAYLDSSLTVTKDTALHIAVFSKNKELLEFLIKHGRWRGEEREGGWNIWGDTPLHGAAAVGDIKMARILLEFDKSQLGHKNNIGETPLFIAAAFGRTEMVKFLVRNVIEEINRETWESSIMEKHRRRKDSTSILHMAILGIHFDTALELLKWDFSLRDLRDEHGTTCFQLLANMPSAFKSGHPMSVLKGLLYLCLPDDDGLHDDKDNETLITSRGRADLELGSGWSTRPRQFCYLSDCIAMSRIYYTVWCCIAQGFSTVRRLWDIKIQQKRVLRLATILAQTDKSWLGTIEDKEEAKEDGLHSRPTLSSETPLISAARNGITEIVEVILKRFPQAIEHRNDRLENILHIAARYRRKEILDLLQYLHVPTLRLKRLINVDLETILHQAAYLGEHRLRDRPGEALRMQSEIQWFKRVQKLVPPHFIKNRNVKGQTAEELFTIQHKKLVEDGQEWLMRTAKACTIVAVLIATVAFTCAYTIPGGSNSRTGHPLLQKETPFRIFTISVTVSLCFSLTSVVVFLSIMTSRMHERDFRRPLPLKLGLGLTTLFFAVAAMMVAFAATLVLMMRQRLHWAAIPIYTVTCCPVTVFIALQFPLYLNIAWFTFSDVLQSLSDSLPLGKCKILRSVE, from the exons atggagagggagagagagatggataatttGGAAATATTGATGGAACCTTATGGattattcatgaaaaaaaattgggaagCAGTGAAGAAATACTACACGGAGAGAGATAGCGCATACCTGGATTCTTCTCTAACAGTCACCAAGGACACTGCACTTCATATTGCTGTTTTCAGCAAAAACAAGGAATTGTTGGAGTTTTTAATAAAGCATGGGAgatggagaggagaggagagggaAGGTGGCTGGAATATATGGGGAGACACACCACTTCATGGAGCGGCAGCAGTTGGAGATATCAAAATGGCACGAATCTTATTGGAATTTGACAAAAGCCAACTTGGCCATAAAAACAATATTGGTGAAACTCCTTTGTTTATAGCCGCTGCATTTGGCAGGACAGAAATGGTTAAGTTTTTGGTTAGGAATGTTATTGAAGAGATTAACAGGGAAACCTGGGAAAGCAGCATAATGGAAAAGCACCGCAGGAGAAAAGATTCCACATCCATTCTTCATATGGCTATCCTTGGCATCCACTTTG ATACAGCTTTGGAGTTATTAAAATGGGATTTTTCACTTCGAGACTTGAGGGATGAACATGGCACGACATGTTTTCAACTGCTAGCTAACATGCCGTCTGCTTTCAAGAGTGGACACCCCATGAGCGTATTGAAGGGGCTACTCTATCTTT GCCTTCCAGATGATGATGGCCTTCACGATGACAAAGATAATGAAACTTTGATTACTTCAAGAGGAAGAGCAGATCTTGAGCTTGGCAGTGGCTGGAGTACTCGTCCCCGCCAATTTTGCTACTTAAGTGATTGTATAG CCATGTCAAGGATATACTATACTGTTTGGTGTTGCATAGCTCAAG GATTTTCAACAGTTAGAAGACTTTGGGACATAAAAATACAGCAAAAGAGAGTGCTGAGGCTTGCTACAATTCTAGCTCAAACAGACAAGTCATGGTTGGGTACAATCGAGGACAAAGAGGAAGCAAAAGAAGATGGGCTGCATTCCCGTCCTACTTTATCTTCTGAGACTCCACTAATTTCAGCAGCAAGAAATGGGATCACAGAGATTGTAGAGGTTATTCTCAAACGGTTTCCTCAGGCAATTGAGCATAGAAATGACCGACTTGAGAACATACTTCACATTGCAGCAAGATATCGAAGGAAAGAAATCTTGGATCTTCTACAATATTTGCATGTTCCAACGCTGAGGCTTAAGAGGTTGATCAATGTCGATCTTGAAACCATTTTGCATCAAGCTGCATACTTGGGTGAGCATCGGTTGAGGGATAGGCCTGGGGAAGCCCTCCGCATGCAGTCAGAGATTCAATGGTTCAAG CGAGTGCAGAAACTTGTACCTCCACATTTCATCAAAAACCGAAATGTTAAAGGTCAGACTGCTGAAGAATTGTTCACCATCCAACATAAGAAACTGGTGGAAGATGGCCAAGAATGGCTAATGCGAACAGCAAAGGCATGCACTATAGTTGCTGTCCTAATAGCCACCGTTGCTTTTACCTGTGCCTACACCATCCCTGGCGGTTCCAACTCAAGAACAGGACATCCGTTGCTCCAAAAAGAAACTCCATTTCGCATTTTCACAATCTCAGTCACAGTATCACTCTGTTTTTCACTGACTTCTGTGGTCGTGTTCCTCTCCATTATGACATCGAGAATGCATGAAAGGGATTTCAGGAGGCCTCTTCCATTGAAGCTAGGCTTGGGACTGACTACATTGTTCTTTGCCGTGGCAGCCATGATGGTTGCTTTTGCTGCTACATTAGTGCTTATGATGCGACAGAGGCTACATTGGGCTGCAATTCCAATTTACACTGTCACTTGTTGCCCAGTCACTGTTTTTATTGCGCTTCAGT